GATTCAGCGGGCAGTACGTGCTGCACCGCTAGCTTGTTCTGTAGGTGATCGCCCAGCCCTTTGGTCATTGTGGGGGCAACTGTCTTGCTCAATGTCTAATAATTGGTGCATTACCTGTGGGAGCGGGCTTGCCCGCGAAGCAAGCGACGCGTTGGATGGCACGGGCTTCGCCCGTGTTCGCGGGCAAGCCCGCTCCCACAGTGATCGCGCAGAATTTTAGATTTTGAGCAAGACAGTTGCTCCCTGCTTAGTCGTTAAGCTACGTGTTACTTGAGTCTCTACAAAGTGCGCGCCAGGTCGATCAAGGCTTGGCGCCAGGTGGCTGCGCTGGGCAATGCCAGGAAGAAGGGGTTGAGCAGGGATTCACGCGCCGGGTAGCGGAACGGCTGGCCATCCAGCCCGATCACCTCGCCACCAGCACCTTCGACCACACCCTGTGCAGCGGCGGTATCCCACTGCGACGTCGGCGCCAGGCGCGGATAACAATCGGCGCTGCCTTCGGCCAGCAGGCAAAACTTCAGCGAGCTGCCGATACTGGCCAGCTGCAGGTCACCCACCGCAGCCCCTAGCCCAGCCAACAGCGCCTCTTGCTCCGGGCTGGAATGGCGACGGCTGGCGACCACGGTGAAACGGCCATCGCCAGGCGGTGCGATGCGTACCTGGATCGGCTGGGCAGCTTCGCCCGCCTCGGCACGCCAGGCACCCAACTGGCGCCCACCAAAGTAGCAGCGCCCGTTGGTCGGCATCGAAACCACACCAAACACCACCTCACCGTTTTCGATCAGCGCAATGTTGACCGTGAACTCTTCACTGCCCGCTATGAATTCTTTGGTGCCGTCCAGCGGGTCGACCAACCACCAGCGGCTCCAGCTCTGGCGCTCGGCCAGCGAAATGTCGCAGTCCTCCTCGGACAGCACCGGGATCTGCGGCGCCAGCGCCAGCAAGCCATCGGCGATGATCCGGTGGGCTGCCAGGTCTGCGGCGGTCACCGGGGAGTCATCGGCCTTGTTGGCCACGGCCACGTCGGCACGCCAGAACGGCAGAATCGCCTCGCCCGCCCGATGGGCCAGCTTGACCACTTCGTGCATCAGTTGCAGGTCGTTCATAGCTCCAGCAGCCCCCGCTGGATCAGCAGGTCGCGGGCCAGGTACAGCGCCGCCAGGGCACGGCCCTCGGTGAATTGCGGGTGCATGGCCAGGGCCGACAGCTCGCGCAGGTTGACCTTGTCGACTCGCATGGGCTCTGGCTCATCGCCCTCAAGGTGTTCTTCATACAGCTCGGTCGCCAGCACCACCTGGATCTTCTGGCTCATGTAGCCCGGCGACAACGACAGCTCGGTCAGGTGCTCCAGCTGCCGCGCGCCAAAACCGGCTTCTTCCTTGAGCTCACGGTCCGCTGCCGCCAGCACGTCTTCACCCGGCTCGATCAGCCCCTTGGGCAAAGACAGCTCGTACTCGTCAGTACCACCGCAGTACTCCTCGACCAGCACGGCATGCTCAGCGTCGAGCATGGCCACGATCATCACCGCGCCGTAACCATTGCCCCGGCCGACCAGGCGTTCATACGTGCGCTCGGCGCCGTTACTGAAGCGCAGTTGCACGGCCTCGACGCGGAACAAGCGGCTGCTGGCAACGATTTCGCGGTTGAGGACGGTGGGTTTCTGGCGCATGGGGCAGCTCCTTGGCGTGAACGGGTTACTATACCGTGGCTAGCCGACTGAACGAGAGTTTCCCATGCCTGTTCTTCCCTGGTCTGCCATCGATACCGTCCTGCTGGACATGGACGGCACGCTGCTCGACCTGCACTACGACAACCGTTTCTGGCTGGACCACCTCCCCCAACGCTATGCCGAGCTGCATGGCGTGAGCCGGGCCATGGCGGAACTGGAGCTGCAGCCCCTGTTCGAGCGCAATGCCGGCACGCTCAACTGGTACTGCCTGGACTTCTGGAGCCGTGAGCTGAAGCTGCCGATTCGTGAGCTCAAACGCGAGATCGCCGACTTGATCGCCCTGCGCCCGGACGCCGACACCTTCCTGGCCGCTATCCGCCAGGCAGGCAAACGCGTGGTGATGATCACCAATGCCCATCGTGACTCGTTGTCGCTCAAGCTTGAGCGGGTGGAGCTGGCGCCGTACTTCGAACGGCTGATCAGCTCGCATGACTATGGTTATCCGAAGGAAAGCCCGCAGTTCTGGGATGCGTTGCAGGCGGATATCGGCTTCGATCCGGGACGCAGCCTGTTTATCGACGACACACTGGCGATCCTGCGCAGTGCCCAGCAGTTTGGCGTGGGGCATTTGCTGGCGGTGCGCCAGCCGGACAGCCAGGCGGCCCCTCGCGACACCCAGGAATTTGCGGCGGTTGAGGATTACCGGGATTTACTGGCTGGCCTGTGAGGGCCCTTTTCGCGGGGCAAGCCCGCTCCCACAGGTATCCCGCCATACTGCAGTGTTGCGGGATACCTGTGGGAGCGGGCTTGCCCCGCGAAGAGGCCGGCACAGCCTATAGCGATCTATCAGTCCGGAATCCGCAGCACCTGCCCCGGGTAGATCTTGTCCGGGTGCTTGAGCATCGGCTTGTTAGCCTCGAAGATCTTGTTGTACTGGCCGGCGTTGCCATACACGACGACGGCAATGGCTGACAGCGTGTCACCCTTTTTCACGGTAACGAACCGCGCAGCCTGAACGACCGGCCCTGTTACGGTGATCTGATCATCAACGCTGGCCACACCACTGATGTTGCCCGCCGCCAGAATGATCTTCTCTTTCTCCTCCTGGCTGGCCACTTCACCCGTGAGGATGATCTTGTCGCCCTCTACCGTGGCGGTGATGTTCGGGTTGCCCAGGCCAACGTCTTGCACGTGTTTCTTCAGCTGCTCCTCGGCATTGGCATTACCGGGGGTCAGCAGGTCGATCAACTTCTCGCCGGCTTCCTTCACAAAACTGAACAGGCTCATTGCGTTCTCCTTGTCGATAAAACCTCGGAGCCAGGAGTCTAGGCCAGGATTGACCGACCTGCCCCACTGCGACCAATCGACGCGGTCTATCACGGCATAGACCCTAGCGATTAGACGTGACCGGCCCACAGGCCTAGGCTTGGGCTATCAAATCGCCGCCGGTAGCCAGCCCCGATGAACAGCAAACCTCCGGTCTGCGCGGCCTCATCGCCTTTGGCCTTGCCCGCCGCCAGCAACACTTACGATTACGTCCAGCTCAGCGACGCCGAGCGCGCCAGCACGCCCCTGGCCGAAGAGGTGGCCCTGGCCATCGCCTTCAACGGCCTCAACCAGGCCGTGATGCTGGTCAGCCCTACCGACCTGGAAGACTTTGCGGTGGGTTTCAGCGTTGGCAGCGGGATTGTCGAAAGCACCGACGAAATCTATGACCTCAAGCTTTCCGGCAGCGGTTCGGCAATGTACGCCGACCTGGAAATCTCCAGCCGCGCCTTCTGGAACCTGAAAAACCAGCGCCGCCAACTGGCCGGCACCAGCGGCTGCGGCCTGTGTGGGGTCGAGGCCCTGGAACAGGCACTGCCCGAGCTTGCCGAACTGCCCGGCGCGCCGCTGCCACCCGCGCACTGGCTGGCTGGCCTACGTCAGCGCATCGACGCCTTCCAGCCGCTTGGCCAGCATTGCGGCGCGGTGCATGCGGCGCTGTTCATGGACCGCAACGGCGAGCTGCTGCTTGGCCGCGAAGACATCGGCCGGCACAACGCCCTCGACAAACTGATCGGTGCCCTGCTGCGCCAAGGCATCGACAGTGCCGGCGGCCTGGCCATCGTCACCAGCCGCTGCAGCCTGGAGCTGATCCAGAAGGTCCTGCGTGCCGGCATCCAGACCCTGGTCAGCCTCTCGGCGCCCACCGGCCTTGCGCTGCAATGGGCACGCAAGCACAACCTCAACCTCATCCACCTGCCCAAACACAGCGCACCGCGGGTCTACAGCCCAGCGGCGGAGTCGTAACAGCCGTGACCTCGTACCAGCACCTTCCGGACAACGCCCCAGCCTCCTCCCCTCGCTACAAGCCCTACCACGGCCCGGCCGGAGGCTGGGGTGCGTTACGCAGTGTGGCCAAGGCCTGGGTCAGCAGCGATAACGCGCTGAAGAACATTCGCGCCCTGCTCAAGACCAACCAGAATGGCGGCTTCGACTGCCCCGGCTGCGCCTGGGGCGATTCGCCGGAAAGCGGCATGGTCAAGTTCTGCGAGAACGGCGCCAAGGCGGTCAACTGGGAAGCCACCAAGCGCCGTGTGGACGCTGCCTTCTTCGCCCGCTACAGCGTCAGCACGCTGCGCGAGCAAAGCGATTACTGGCTGGAGTACCAGGGGCGCCTGACCGAGCCGATGGTCTACGACGCACAACGCGACCGCTATCAGCCCATCAGCTGGGAGGCAGCCTTTGCCCTGATCGCCCGCGAACTGAACAACCTCGCCACCCCTGACCAGGCCGAGTTCTACACCTCGGGCCGTGCCAGCAACGAAGCCGCTTACCTCTATCAGCTGTTCGTGCGGGCCTACGGCACCAACAACTTCCCCGACTGCTCGAACATGTGCCACGAAGCCAGCGGCGTGGCCCTGGGGCAGAGCATCGGCGTCGGCAAGGGCACGGTCACCTACGACGATTTCGAGCATGCCGATGCCATCTTCGTCTGGGGCCAGAACCCAGGCACCAACCACCCG
The sequence above is drawn from the Pseudomonas putida genome and encodes:
- the cysQ gene encoding 3'(2'),5'-bisphosphate nucleotidase CysQ, with translation MNDLQLMHEVVKLAHRAGEAILPFWRADVAVANKADDSPVTAADLAAHRIIADGLLALAPQIPVLSEEDCDISLAERQSWSRWWLVDPLDGTKEFIAGSEEFTVNIALIENGEVVFGVVSMPTNGRCYFGGRQLGAWRAEAGEAAQPIQVRIAPPGDGRFTVVASRRHSSPEQEALLAGLGAAVGDLQLASIGSSLKFCLLAEGSADCYPRLAPTSQWDTAAAQGVVEGAGGEVIGLDGQPFRYPARESLLNPFFLALPSAATWRQALIDLARTL
- the nudE gene encoding ADP compounds hydrolase NudE, whose amino-acid sequence is MRQKPTVLNREIVASSRLFRVEAVQLRFSNGAERTYERLVGRGNGYGAVMIVAMLDAEHAVLVEEYCGGTDEYELSLPKGLIEPGEDVLAAADRELKEEAGFGARQLEHLTELSLSPGYMSQKIQVVLATELYEEHLEGDEPEPMRVDKVNLRELSALAMHPQFTEGRALAALYLARDLLIQRGLLEL
- the yrfG gene encoding GMP/IMP nucleotidase, yielding MPVLPWSAIDTVLLDMDGTLLDLHYDNRFWLDHLPQRYAELHGVSRAMAELELQPLFERNAGTLNWYCLDFWSRELKLPIRELKREIADLIALRPDADTFLAAIRQAGKRVVMITNAHRDSLSLKLERVELAPYFERLISSHDYGYPKESPQFWDALQADIGFDPGRSLFIDDTLAILRSAQQFGVGHLLAVRQPDSQAAPRDTQEFAAVEDYRDLLAGL
- the lysM gene encoding peptidoglycan-binding protein LysM codes for the protein MSLFSFVKEAGEKLIDLLTPGNANAEEQLKKHVQDVGLGNPNITATVEGDKIILTGEVASQEEKEKIILAAGNISGVASVDDQITVTGPVVQAARFVTVKKGDTLSAIAVVVYGNAGQYNKIFEANKPMLKHPDKIYPGQVLRIPD
- the fdhD gene encoding formate dehydrogenase accessory sulfurtransferase FdhD codes for the protein MNSKPPVCAASSPLALPAASNTYDYVQLSDAERASTPLAEEVALAIAFNGLNQAVMLVSPTDLEDFAVGFSVGSGIVESTDEIYDLKLSGSGSAMYADLEISSRAFWNLKNQRRQLAGTSGCGLCGVEALEQALPELAELPGAPLPPAHWLAGLRQRIDAFQPLGQHCGAVHAALFMDRNGELLLGREDIGRHNALDKLIGALLRQGIDSAGGLAIVTSRCSLELIQKVLRAGIQTLVSLSAPTGLALQWARKHNLNLIHLPKHSAPRVYSPAAES